Proteins encoded by one window of Dendropsophus ebraccatus isolate aDenEbr1 chromosome 4, aDenEbr1.pat, whole genome shotgun sequence:
- the KCNJ4 gene encoding inward rectifier potassium channel 4 isoform X2: MPAMGLNGHWASSLHHPHSRRKRRNRFVKKNGQCNVYFANLSNKSQRYMADIFTTCVDTRWRYMLLIFSAAFLASWLFFAFLFWFIAFLHGDLGAGAIPAGRSGPPKPCLMHVNSFVEAFLFSVETQTTIGYGFRCVTDECPLAILAVVAQSILGCLIDSFMIGTIMAKMARPKKRAQTLLFSHHAVIALRDGKLCLMWRVGNLRKSHIVEAHVRAQLIRPYVTQEGEYLPVNQQDLNVGYDSGLDRIFLVSPIIIVHEIDEESPLYSMGKEQLEGEDFEIVVILEGMVEATAMTTQARSSYLASEIRWGHRFEPVVFEEKNHYKVDYSHFHKTYQVPGTPVCSARELHESRITALPSPSAFCYENELALLSQEEDEDEEAVGGPDEGVIHVMGSHLELDRLQATMALDNISYRRESAI, encoded by the coding sequence ATGCCAGCTATGGGCCTTAATGGTCACTGGGCCTCCTCGCTCCACCATCCTCATTCAAGACGGAAACGACGTAATCGATTTGTAAAAAAGAATGGTCAATGTAACGTCTACTTTGCAAACCTTAGCAACAAATCACAGCGCTACATGGCTGACATCTTCACCACATGTGTGGACACCCGTTGGCGCTACATGCTGCTCATCTTTTCTGCCGCTTTCTTAGCTTCCTGGCTTTTCTTTGCCTTCCTCTTCTGGTTTATTGCTTTCCTCCATGGGGATTTAGGTGCTGGCGCAATTCCTGCCGGAAGATCAGGTCCACCAAAACCATGCCTAATGCACGTGAACAGCTTTGTGGAAGCTTTTCTTTTCTCTGTAGAGACACAAACCACTATAGGCTATGGATTCCGATGTGTTACTGATGAGTGCCCTTTAGCCATACTAGCCGTAGTGGCACAATCAATCCTTGGCTGCCTCATTGACTCTTTTATGATTGGAACAATTATGGCCAAAATGGCTCGACCCAAAAAACGGGCTCAAACACTGCTCTTCAGTCATCACGCTGTAATTGCCCTAAGGGATGGTAAACTCTGCCTAATGTGGAGGGTTGGTAATCTGCGTAAAAGTCACATTGTAGAAGCCCATGTAAGAGCACAACTCATCCGACCCTATGTCACCCAAGAGGGTGAGTACTTACCTGTGAATCAACAGGACCTGAATGTGGGGTATGATAGTGGACTGGATCGAATATTTCTTGTTTCCCCCATAATTATAGTCCATGAGATTGACGAGGAGAGTCCCTTATACTCAATGGGGAAGGAGCAGCTGGAGGGGGAAGACTTTGAGATTGTCGTCATTTTGGAAGGGATGGTTGAGGCTACGGCTATGACAACGCAAGCTCGCAGCTCATACCTAGCAAGTGAGATTCGTTGGGGACATAGGTTTGAGCCAGTTGTATTCGAGGAAAAGAATCATTACAAAGTCGACTATTCTCACTTTCATAAAACATACCAGGTGCCAGGTACCCCGGTGTGCAGCGCCCGCGAACTGCACGAAAGTCGCATCACTGCTTTACCTTCCCCAAGCGCCTTCTGCTATGAAAACGAACTGGCTCTACTAagtcaggaggaggatgaggatgaagaaGCTGTCGGTGGTCCTGATGAAGGGGTCATCCATGTTATGGGAAGTCATCTAGAACTAGATCGCCTCCAGGCTACCATGGCACTAGATAATATTTCATACAGAAGAGAATCGGCCATATGA
- the KCNJ4 gene encoding inward rectifier potassium channel 4 isoform X1 → MTMDTVRSSRYSIVSTDEEGLRMPAMGLNGHWASSLHHPHSRRKRRNRFVKKNGQCNVYFANLSNKSQRYMADIFTTCVDTRWRYMLLIFSAAFLASWLFFAFLFWFIAFLHGDLGAGAIPAGRSGPPKPCLMHVNSFVEAFLFSVETQTTIGYGFRCVTDECPLAILAVVAQSILGCLIDSFMIGTIMAKMARPKKRAQTLLFSHHAVIALRDGKLCLMWRVGNLRKSHIVEAHVRAQLIRPYVTQEGEYLPVNQQDLNVGYDSGLDRIFLVSPIIIVHEIDEESPLYSMGKEQLEGEDFEIVVILEGMVEATAMTTQARSSYLASEIRWGHRFEPVVFEEKNHYKVDYSHFHKTYQVPGTPVCSARELHESRITALPSPSAFCYENELALLSQEEDEDEEAVGGPDEGVIHVMGSHLELDRLQATMALDNISYRRESAI, encoded by the coding sequence TAGGTACAGCATTGTGTCAACAGATGAGGAAGGCCTCCGCATGCCAGCTATGGGCCTTAATGGTCACTGGGCCTCCTCGCTCCACCATCCTCATTCAAGACGGAAACGACGTAATCGATTTGTAAAAAAGAATGGTCAATGTAACGTCTACTTTGCAAACCTTAGCAACAAATCACAGCGCTACATGGCTGACATCTTCACCACATGTGTGGACACCCGTTGGCGCTACATGCTGCTCATCTTTTCTGCCGCTTTCTTAGCTTCCTGGCTTTTCTTTGCCTTCCTCTTCTGGTTTATTGCTTTCCTCCATGGGGATTTAGGTGCTGGCGCAATTCCTGCCGGAAGATCAGGTCCACCAAAACCATGCCTAATGCACGTGAACAGCTTTGTGGAAGCTTTTCTTTTCTCTGTAGAGACACAAACCACTATAGGCTATGGATTCCGATGTGTTACTGATGAGTGCCCTTTAGCCATACTAGCCGTAGTGGCACAATCAATCCTTGGCTGCCTCATTGACTCTTTTATGATTGGAACAATTATGGCCAAAATGGCTCGACCCAAAAAACGGGCTCAAACACTGCTCTTCAGTCATCACGCTGTAATTGCCCTAAGGGATGGTAAACTCTGCCTAATGTGGAGGGTTGGTAATCTGCGTAAAAGTCACATTGTAGAAGCCCATGTAAGAGCACAACTCATCCGACCCTATGTCACCCAAGAGGGTGAGTACTTACCTGTGAATCAACAGGACCTGAATGTGGGGTATGATAGTGGACTGGATCGAATATTTCTTGTTTCCCCCATAATTATAGTCCATGAGATTGACGAGGAGAGTCCCTTATACTCAATGGGGAAGGAGCAGCTGGAGGGGGAAGACTTTGAGATTGTCGTCATTTTGGAAGGGATGGTTGAGGCTACGGCTATGACAACGCAAGCTCGCAGCTCATACCTAGCAAGTGAGATTCGTTGGGGACATAGGTTTGAGCCAGTTGTATTCGAGGAAAAGAATCATTACAAAGTCGACTATTCTCACTTTCATAAAACATACCAGGTGCCAGGTACCCCGGTGTGCAGCGCCCGCGAACTGCACGAAAGTCGCATCACTGCTTTACCTTCCCCAAGCGCCTTCTGCTATGAAAACGAACTGGCTCTACTAagtcaggaggaggatgaggatgaagaaGCTGTCGGTGGTCCTGATGAAGGGGTCATCCATGTTATGGGAAGTCATCTAGAACTAGATCGCCTCCAGGCTACCATGGCACTAGATAATATTTCATACAGAAGAGAATCGGCCATATGA